The following are encoded together in the Xanthomonas sacchari genome:
- the raiA gene encoding ribosome hibernation-promoting factor, HPF/YfiA family produces MRIETYGQQIEVTPALREYVETKLQRLKRHYEETIEVRAQLALRKPDHHVEATVNVPGRTLHADASAQTMYAAIDLLADKLDRLIIKHKEKKHDHHAAEVRDNLA; encoded by the coding sequence ATGCGTATCGAGACCTACGGCCAGCAGATCGAAGTCACCCCCGCCCTGCGCGAGTATGTGGAGACCAAGCTGCAACGGCTGAAGCGACACTACGAAGAAACCATCGAGGTCCGCGCCCAACTGGCGCTGCGCAAGCCCGACCACCACGTCGAGGCCACCGTCAATGTCCCCGGCCGCACCCTGCACGCCGACGCCAGCGCGCAGACCATGTACGCGGCGATCGACCTGCTCGCCGACAAGCTGGACCGGCTGATCATCAAGCACAAGGAAAAGAAGCACGACCATCATGCGGCCGAGGTGCGCGACAATCTCGCGTGA
- a CDS encoding PTS sugar transporter subunit IIA, whose product MPLTDLMAAVSTQVLPAADRDTLLHTAAGLLACQQAGADELFASLREREQLGSTAIGHGIAIPHGRAPDLDAPRGALLRLQQPIDFDGQGTLVDLIFAMAVPAHYTHQHLMLLSELAEQFSIEEFRDALRSAPDAAALYALLGGAPRAAA is encoded by the coding sequence ATGCCCTTGACCGATCTGATGGCGGCCGTCAGCACCCAGGTGCTTCCGGCCGCCGATCGCGACACCCTGCTGCACACCGCCGCCGGTCTGCTGGCCTGCCAGCAGGCCGGCGCCGATGAACTCTTCGCCAGCCTGCGCGAGCGCGAACAGCTCGGCAGCACCGCCATCGGCCATGGGATCGCCATCCCGCACGGCCGTGCGCCGGACCTGGACGCCCCACGCGGCGCACTGCTGCGCCTGCAACAGCCGATCGATTTCGACGGCCAGGGCACCCTGGTCGACCTGATCTTCGCCATGGCGGTCCCGGCGCACTACACCCACCAACACCTGATGCTGCTGTCCGAACTGGCCGAGCAGTTCTCCATCGAGGAATTCCGCGACGCCCTGCGCAGTGCGCCGGACGCCGCCGCACTGTATGCGCTGCTCGGCGGCGCGCCACGGGCCGCCGCATGA